The sequence GGTACGCCCGCCGCGTCCACGCATCCACTGGCCCATGTGCGACGCCGGCACGGCTGGAGCTACCAGGACCTGGCGCGGGTGATCGCGGACCACGCGCGGGTGCTCGGCGTACCGATGGCCGCGCGGCGCGAGAAGGTGTGGCGGTGGGAGCACTGGGGTGTGGTGCCCGAGGCCGACAGCCAGCGCGCCCTCGCCCGCGCGCTGGGCATCGCCCCGCGCGAGCTCGAACTGCACCCGTGGCCGCGCTGGTTGCCCGCGCACACCGGGATGCCGGACGGCCTGCCGTGGGACGTGGACGGCAGTTGCGCCGCCCTCGACGCGCTCCTGGACGACGCGGCGGACGACTCCCGCGGCTTCCCGATCGCGGAGGGCATCGGGCTGCGGAACGCGATCGCCGACTGGGACACGGCCGTCGCCGCGCCCTGCGTACCTTCTTCACCACCGTCAGTTCCCGTCCCGGACGAGGCACTTCCCGCTGCCGGCGGGCCGGGCGCGCCCGTGCGGAGCGCGGGGCCGCGCGGCTCCGCCCTTCGCGGGGGACGAACAGGCCCTGACACACGGGCGGTTCCCGGTGCGTGGCCCGGTCCCGACGTACGGGCCGTTCCCGGTGCGCGGACGGGTCCTCGCTCCGCCGGCCCCGCGAGCCGGGTGGCCGTATGGCCGGTCGGGCCGGGACACGGCGCTCAGCCGGCGCCCCCGGGCCCGGCGCCCGGATCTGCCCGGCGCACGCGGGTGCCCGAGCAGGTGGGAGCCCCCGGGACCGTCGACAGCGGGGTGCTGGACTGGCTGGAAGCCGGTGCGCTCGGGCTGCGGCGGCTGGACGACCGGCTCGGCGGCTCGGCCGTACGGCATCGGGTCGAGGCCGATCTGCGGCTGGTCCGCGGGCTGTTGGAGCGGCAGCCGCAGAGCCCCGCCATCGAGCGGCGCCTGCTGCGGGTCGCCGCCGACCTCGCCCAGCTCGGCGGCTGGGCGGCCACCGACGGGGGCCGGTACGGCGCCGCCCAGCGCCACTACCTGACCGGGCTGCGGCTCGCCCACGCCGCAGGGGACCGCCCGCTCGCGGTCGCCCTGTGGGGCGGCCTCGCGCTCCAGGCCGTCACCACCGGACATCCGCAGGACGCCGTCGCCGCGTCCGAGG comes from Streptomyces sp. NBC_00448 and encodes:
- a CDS encoding tetratricopeptide repeat protein; its protein translation is MAREGTPAASTHPLAHVRRRHGWSYQDLARVIADHARVLGVPMAARREKVWRWEHWGVVPEADSQRALARALGIAPRELELHPWPRWLPAHTGMPDGLPWDVDGSCAALDALLDDAADDSRGFPIAEGIGLRNAIADWDTAVAAPCVPSSPPSVPVPDEALPAAGGPGAPVRSAGPRGSALRGGRTGPDTRAVPGAWPGPDVRAVPGARTGPRSAGPASRVAVWPVGPGHGAQPAPPGPAPGSARRTRVPEQVGAPGTVDSGVLDWLEAGALGLRRLDDRLGGSAVRHRVEADLRLVRGLLERQPQSPAIERRLLRVAADLAQLGGWAATDGGRYGAAQRHYLTGLRLAHAAGDRPLAVALWGGLALQAVTTGHPQDAVAASEAAVRAAGGTPSAVRALAAIRLARAHAALGAEGAFRRAAAEAERRLDAAESESAPPWLYGFDTAELAAQQGLALLDLGLPYEARPLLEQALAMQDPCFVRDRALYSARTAQARALTGDHDAARSLARDAARLARHCTTARLTQALDALTPLLTSPH